CCCTAGAATTGGTTGCATAAATGGGTACGACCTCAAGAGAAGAAAATAATGCTCTCGATGCGTTCCATGTGAATGTCACTTCTGGTTTTTGGGGCCCGAAAATGGGTGCGGGGAAGGGAACGCCATCCTTAGAGATGAGATTCCGTAGTCCAAGTATTCTCCTTGGAGGTGGTAGCTGAAATCATATATTAGGGAACGGACAACAACTACGATATGGATTGATATCCAGGCATGGGCGCTGCGAAGGATGGACTCGCTGCCTGCGCGGCGGACGGGCCAAAGAGGTATTCCGGTGCATCTCGTCACCGGGGAGCAGGGAGAGAGGGAGGCCCTGTTTCATCTACGGAAGTTGGGATATACGGTTGTGGCTCAGAGGTGGAAGAGCGCGAAGTTATGGGGGGATATCGACCTGGTGGGGTGGGACGGGCCGACGTTGTGCTTTGTCGAGGTGAAGACGCGAGGTGCAAGGGGTGGGATGACGGCTGAGTCGGCCGTGGACCGGGACAAGCGAGATATGCTGCGGAGGATGGCGCGCGCGTACCTGAAGGGATTTCCAGAGAAGTTGAGGGTTGATGTTCCGGTGAGGTTCGATGTGGTGTCGGTATACTTGCTGCCAACCGGAACTGAGTTCGAACTGTATCGGGGGGCGTTTGGATGGTGATGTATGCGCAAGAGTCGGATGTTGCGGCGCTGGATTCAGTCGAGTTGAGCGAGCGGCTCTCGGCAGTGGTGCGCGAGTCGATGCCGTGGCTGGTGACGGTCTCCGACGCTGAGGCGAGCGTACCGGAACGGCCGGGCAAGTGGAGCGCGAAGCAGGTGATCGGGCATCTTATCGATTCAGCGGTGAACAACCTGGGTAGAGTCATCCGATTACAGATTGGGACGGGGCAGAGTATGCCAGGTTATGAGCAGGTGGCGTGGGTGAATCTGCAGCACTATTCCGAACGCGAATGGGCGCAGGTACTGGCGCTCTGGGTTGCGTTGAATGAGCATATGGCGTGGACGGTTGGTCATATCGAAAAGGCTCATCTCGGAGATGTTGGATCGGTTGCAGGGGAGTCTTTGACCCTCGGGTTTCTGATCGAGGACTACATCGCACATATGCTGCATCACTTGCGACTCATGCGGGTATGGATGGGAATCGGCGATAAGGTGGAGTAGTCGTCCAAAAACGGATGGAGCCGGTGTCTAATACACTTGATCTGTTTTGATCTAGAAGGATGAGGGACTATGACGCTGCTGAATGCACCGGATTTCGATAGCCGTCGCGAGACACGAAACCGTAATTTGTTGATTGCTTTTGGGGTTCTTATTCTGCTGTTGGTCGTGTCGGGGGTGGGTGGTTTTCTGTTAGGACATGGGTGGTTCTTTTCTAACCTTCCGGCCGAGCATAAGGTGAGCAACTTTTTCAGCGCACTCGAGACCCAGGACTTTGGCAAGGCGTTTGCGATTTATACAAACGACCCGGACTGGCAACAACATCCCGAACGTCACGCGGACTATCCGCTGAAGAGATTTACCGAAGACTGGACAAGCGCGAGCCCCGTAGGTGAACCGATTCGTTCCCACCATGTTGATATCTCGAAGACAGATGGGACGGGGCCGTTTGGAAGCGGGATTATTGTCGCGGTGAGGGTGAATGGCGACCACAAGCTCTTTATGTGGTACGAGCGCAAGGATGGAACGCTGACCGAACCCGCACCGCATATTCTTCAGTATGACTAGGTTCAACTCTAATTGGGAGGAGGCTGTTTTCTTAGTCGGTTCATTTGTCATTTGACGGCTAACGTATAACTAAGAGAGGGTTCTTCCGAGAGCCAACACCGGTCGACCACATGATTGACAATTTTAGGTCTCCACGCCAAAGAGGAACGACCTCTCCACTTACCCGAGGTTTTACGGCACACCACTTAAAGTATGGACTTGTTGGCGAGTACGCCAGAGGAATTTCGGCGGGTTCGCTGAACAACTTTAGCAATCGCTATCTCTATCGTCACGTGTTCGCCGAAGCCAACAGTCGAGAATTGCTCATCCAGGTAGGGATGGAGGTCCTTGCGGTTGATATTGCACTTCGCCGCATCTTCTTGCTGGCACGACGATCGCGACTTCACCGCTGCGGCATGTGTCATTTTCGATCCTGTGCGCCGACCGGTCGCCTGTTTGTGATTGCTTCAAAGCAGGCGCTGGGGCAAGTCATCTAGTTTAAGAGAGTTTTTCAAGTTCGTCGATGGGTTAGGATAGATCGGTACATGGATACTGTTGCGCAAGCGAACGATCAGATTCATCAAACGCCGCTCTCTAACGACGAGGAGGTCTTTGATCTTCTCGATATTCTGCTGGTGCTGACGCGCAACCGTCGAATGATTGGTCTCGCGACGCTCGTCTCGCTCATAGCAGGGATTGTACTCTCGCTTCTGTTAAAGCCTAGTTTTACCGCCACGGCAATCATACTCCCCCCACAGCAGTCTTCTTCTTCTTCAGCATTGCTAGGACAATTGGGTTCGCTCGCCTCGCTCGGAGGAGGGTCCGCCGCCTCACTCGGACTCAAGACTCCTGGCGATATGTATGTGGGCATCCTTCAAAGTCGTACGATCGCAGATGATGTTATTGCCAAGTTTAACCTCCGAGATATTTACAAAGAGAAAAAAGCTGAAGATACGCGTAAGGCGCTAAAGTCACACACGGAGATTGAAGTCGGCAAAGACGGTCTTATCAGGATTTCTGTGACTGACCACGACCCCAATCGGGCGAGTGACATCACCAATGGCTATGTAAGTGAACTATACAAAATGAACTCTCATCTCGCCATCACCGAAGCTGCGCAGCGCCGGGTGTTCTTTGACGAGCAGTTAGATAGCGAGAAGAAGGCCCTTGCGGCTGCCGAAGAGGATTTGCGTGTAACAGAGCAAAAGACCGGTTTGATTCAACTGAGTGGGCAAGCTCAAATGATTATTCAGACAATTGCTCAACTTCGGGCGGAAATTGCGAGCCGCGAGGTGCAATTGCAGTCGATAAGAACGTTTGCCACGGATCAAAACCCTGAAGTAGCGGTCCTAACCGGCGAGATATCAACTATGCGCCAGCAATTGGCCAAGTTGGAGAATGACCAACAGCGACAGGTGCAACCCGGAAATACGCCCGCGGGGCGAATTCCTGAAGATAGCCTAGAGTACGCACGCAAACTTCGAGAAGTGAAATATCACGAAACCCTTTTCGACCTACTTTCGCGCCAATATGAAGCGGCTCGTATCGACGAAGCAAAGTCTGCACCCGTTATTCAAGTTGTCGATTACGCAGTACCTCCCGACAAGCGGTCCGGTCCAAAACGAGCGTTAATTCTCGCAGTTTTTATCGCTGTCGGTTTCGGCCTCGCTTCCGCGAAAGTTTTCGTCGAGGATGCTATCCGTCGGGTGCAGCAAATACCGACGCAAGCAGCCAAAATGCAGGATCTCTTCTCACAATTTCGCAGGAAATATTGAGGTTATCTTTTTCGGTTTGTAACGCCGATCAGATCGAATTGCAGAAATGGAAGTAATTTTTGAACGCAGAGCCCGATGCTTGCAGTGGAGTCAAATTTCGCAGGTGCTAGGGGTTCGATGAGAAAGAGTTTTGTTGGGACGACGGCCGAGAAGGTGGCAATAGAGCTCTGAAAGCTGTATGGCAACCTCGCTCCAATCTTTTCCCAACTTAACACTGTGTGCGCGCTCTGTTCTTCCCATAGCAGCGAGAATCCCGCGTTCAATATCTTGCGAGTCACCCGGATCAACGTATTGCGCGTTTTCTCCAAGAAGTTCGTGAGTGCCTCCGCATTGAGAGGACACAATAGCGCATCCTTCACCGTAAGCCTCGAGATCCACAAGTGAAGACACCTCGAACCAACTCGCAGACACATGAACTCTAGAGCGCCGCATATACCTTAGCGTTTCGGCGTGAGAGAGTCCTGCTAGATATTTAGAACTAGATCTCGCGATTCGAGATTTAAATTCGCGGCAGTATTGTCTGTGATTTAGATTTTCTTTTCCAATAAAAACACCTGACAGTCCTAATTGCTCTAAGGCTTCTAGGATTTTGATTTGATTCTTGCGTGCTTCGATTCTTCCAACGACGCAAACTTCTAAGTCACGATGTCCTTCGTTCTTGGCTGCCGTGCCAGGCGGACTCGATTCACATCCATTGCGGATACAAACGAAATGATTGCTTTCCAATTCGCCAAAATCCTTGGCGATATCGATTCGCTCTTTCTTGGACAAAATTTGAATAAGGTTTGCGTTAGATAAAAGAGCGCGTTGAATTTCATAAACTCCACGGCGCATCACGGTCCACGTAGGTTTAATAAGCTGAGGACTTTCGGCGCAGCGAATCATGCTTCGCAGCAATTCCAGTTGTGGGAAGCGGAGATTACCTGATACTAAACCGACAACTCCGCCTCTTCCTTCTCTCTCATATCGATTCACTTCCTGATAAGAGTGGTGAATGGTGGACAAAACGATCGGTTTACCAGCTCTTTTCGCGGAGAGGTAGTATGCGAATGCATCGACCGGGCGGTCGATATTTGTTAAGTGCACAATATCGTATTCGGTAAAGTCTTCCTTGAAATCGACTATGACCTTACCTGCAAATGGGACTGCAGTGGATCTCTCGATTCGCTGCCCCGCATCGATGTAGGCCTGAATCTGATAGAGATCTCCTCCAGGTTGTTTGAAGGCATCAATTCGCATTGGGTAGGCGATTTTCATAACGCTTAGGGGATACAAAGCTGTTCCTCGTTTAGGGTCCAATCAATTAGCCCATTAATTGATTTATTTTTCGTCCGTCAGGTATCTGGGCAATAGACCTAGAGATAACTGAATTTGCTGCGCCGATGCGAGCCATGAGCGCGAGTAGCACCCACATCGGAGGAAAAGTAATATCTGGTCCACTTAAAACTAAGTCGATGAACAATGCTAGGCTAGCCCATCCTACCCAGTAGGTAGTGCGCGCCGCATTTCGTGTAAGTTGGAACGCCAATATTGCGAAAAGACAAATTCCTATCACGCCGGTATTGCTTGTTATAGCGGCGAACAGACTAGATGGTCGATTGCTTCCTAGACCTACACCGAGACCATAGGTTTGAATGGTCAATAGTAGGGAGTATAGGTCGGCTGTAGTTCGAAAGACGAATGATAAGCTGTCCGATTTATCGACGGTTTGCACGAGTAAGGACTGCCGCAGTGGAGAGACGATTATTGCGGCAAGTGAACCTAAACCAACGAGTGCCAAAATCGATATCTGTTTGAATGTTGCTTTTTTGATATACCATGGGAATTCATAGAGCTTACTGTTAAGCATCAAGAGAAACGCCACGATTATTACTGCTGCAACCGCCGAACTAGATCGCACCATGGCGAGAGCCAGGAAAACAAAAAGCAAAGATGCAAACTTTCGCTCTCGATTGAGCACGCGAGCAAGTAGGCCTCCAGTAAACATCGCCAGCACGGCGCCAGCAAGGGATGGTTCACTAAACGTGCCCATGACTCGCGAGTCCCAATTTTGTAAATCGATATTCGTGATGTAGTAACTAGGGTTATTTGCGAAAAAGGAGGACGGAAATGCAACCCCCACCCTCTGGCAGATAAACTGGATGAGTATTATCGTCAACAAGAAATAGAAGGAAGCCCAGTAAGACGTTAAAAATTTTGCGGGGTCCGCCTTTAGTTTACTGGCAGATAGAACAACGCAACCCTGCACTCCTAGGTATGCAGCCTGTGCTACGTTGCCCAGGCCAAACTGAAGCGGTGATTGGCGAAAAAAATCAACTCCGACCTTGGGGTCGTAGACCGGTACGCCACGAAAAATCAACGGAAGGATGAAAGCCGATCCCACACCAATTACACAGAAAAGCAAAAGCGGGAGTTTGCCTCGGAATACGGTTGGGGAAACACCACCGAAGGAACGGTCCAAGAAAGTACGCAGGATGAAACAACATGCGACGAAATAGTACGGCTGTATTCCAAGAGTTCCGATGTTGATGATAGATCCAGCTTGAAATAGCGACGAGAAAATAAGCAACGAAAAAAGCTTGTCGGACGATCTTACGCCACAATATATGGTGGCAATAAGGAACACGGTACCTAAAGGAGTAAGCATTAGACGAGCCAGTCTTTTCGCAGGTAAAGCAACTCCCGCGCGTCAGATCCAATAGTTTTAACGCCAGTACGTTTCCGAGTCGAGGTTCCGTTCATAGTCGAAGGAGGAACTGCAGGTGGTTTAGTTTGCCAGTTCGTCTGATCCCATGACGGAGCAAGTTGATATTTCGTCGCTGCCACGACTCCTTCGGTAATGTTGTCATCGACACCAATGCTCTTCTGTCTGCCTCGTCAAGTCTAGTCCCAAATATCTTCAGGAAGGCCTCCGCCTGGAGCGCAGCAGCCGTAAGCCACATTTCCAATTCTGGATCGCTTCGAAGTCTCCGTAGCCGCTGAATCCAAGACAATCCACCGCCGGCGCCAACCACGTTATGTCTATGCTGGCGATATGTAACAGTTTGGTCGCGTAGGGGTTGCAGCACACCGAAAGCGGCGGCAATCAGCGCCGACCAATAATCATGCATCATGACGTCGTCGACCGGAACCGGAATCGCTAAGTCGATAAGTGCACGATTGGCTATCATGGTACATCCGGTGACCAAATTTTGCGCCAGTAAGTTTCTGAAACTGGCTTTTTCGGGCCGGACTCCTGCTCTTCTCCAATGTGATTGGGATAGAATGGTGCCGTCGCTGGAAGCGATCTTCATGTCGGTATAGATGAGAATGGGAATGTCTGACCCGCATTGCATTTCCACTTGCATCAACCGCTCCATGCAACGGGCTAGCTTATCTGATCTCCAGACATCATCCTGGTCGCAGAACGCGATGTAGTCAGCGGTGGAGCGCCGCATGAGGGCGGCAAAGTTGTTGCAGGGGCCCATTCTTTTGGGATTCCGCTCCCAAAGCAACTTCCCTGGATATTCAGTTGCGTAGCGATCGAGGATATTGAGCGTGTCGTCGATGGAACCGTCGTCATTTACGAGGACTCGAAAATTTGTCCATGTTTGTACGAACAAGGAGTCGAGCTGCTCGGCAAGAAACGTCTCTCCATTATAGGTAGCCAATAAGACGTCGATCCGGGGAGAATTCTGGGGACCACGTTTCAAACTTATTGGATCTACTTGACTGCTTTTAGCGCTCACCTTCTTAATCCTCGTCCAGTGTTGCTGCCAAAGTGTTTCTTGTCTGCCATGTGGTTTAAGTCTAATTTACGAAATAGGCCGTGGGCCGACGACCGTCCTAAGAGATCCGCGAATGCAATATTTGTGTGACTTCTGTCGGCTCTTCAAAAGACCATGGAATGCATTATAGTGCACACTCGCGGCCAGCTAGAATCAGCACCCGTAGTTGCAGACTCTTGCAAGTTGTTGAAAACCTTCGCCATTTTTGATTGGGATATATAATGGCCACGTGCTTCCGATTCAAGTTCAATGTGTGATTGTCTTATATAAAAACACACCGGCAGAATCGAAAACGATCCAATCCATTGTGAATTGTTGCAAGCGGCGGAGCGATCTTGCCGAACAACTTTCGATCTTAATTTACGACAATTCTCCTTACCCACAACAAACGTCTCCAACGAACTTGCCTTTCTTGGCTACAGAATATCGCCACGACGGTCAGAACGGAGGCCTTGTGGCCGCCTACAATTACGCGTTGCGTAGAGCTCAACAACGCAAAATCAGTTGGTTGATTGTTTTGGACCAGGACACCGTGGTAGAGGATTGTTTTTTCCCGGCTCTGCTAAAGGAACTTGTCGCATTGTCAACACCCAATGTTTGCGCCGTGGTGCCGAAGTTAACGCGCGATGGCGTGATGTTATCTCCTCAAGTGGTCGGAAAATTCTGGAACAAATCAATTCCATTTGAATTCTCAGGGATATCTGATAAGCATTTGACGGCACTTAACTCCGCTGCCTGTCTGCGAATCGACGCTCTAGTTAAGATCGGAGGTTTTCCTCTAGAGTATCGGTTGGACTATTTGGACCACGTCATATTTCATCGCTTGCAGTCAGCCGGTGGCCGAATAGTTGTGTTGGACGTCACCATCCAACACTGTCTCTCGTCTATGAATTTAGAGGCAGAGATGAGCATCGAGCGTTACGTGAGTATGCTTTCTGCGGAGTGGAGTTTTGTCAAGGAAACTGAGTGGGGAGGCGGCACACTCGTTCACCGACTTAGGCTGTGGAAGCGGGCAGTCGTCCTCTTCGTAAAAGTTCGCAATCGGCGCTATGCGCTTCAAACACTGAAATACAGCCTCAGATAAGCTCATGTTCTTGTGAGATCTGCGGAGTACTTGTGACCATTAATTTCGTTACGCACGTGAGGTTCGTTCGTGAACGATTGATAGCTCAGCACAAAGCAAGACGCTTTACCAGAGGAGCGACTGCCGAGCCGTCTCATACTATGCAAGCGCCTAGTTTTTCGTGGCTCCGAAAACGTATGGAGTTCAGCGTATAATTGAGGCAATTCTATGGAGAGCAAATCCTCCTATTAAGAGAGCCTAGGATTCACGCTTGGAACCCTTTGCTAAAACACATGATTACCCAATTGGCGTAGTCATTCCTACGTATAACCGTATCGATACACTTCTGATTTGCCTCAAGCATCTTGAGGTGCAAACGTGGAAAGACTTCGAAGTCATCGTCGTTGATGATGGCTCGATGGATTCGACCGCCCAAGTGATGAAGGAGTATCAAGCTCAGGCGCCGTTTCCGTTTCGTTTTCTAACCCAACCCAACGGTGGTCCGGCCCGTGCCCGCAACCGAGCGATACGAGAACTTAATGCGACGGCCTGCCTTCTTCTTGGAGACGACATTTTTGCGTCGCCCGATCTTGTGCGTCTGCATTGTGAGCACCACCGTTCCCATCCGGAGACAAATGCTGCCGCTGTCGGCTTAACGCGCTGGAGCGCAGAGGGCCAGACTGTTACTCCGTTCATGCGATGGCTTGACCGCGATGGTGCGCAGTTCGCATACGGAGATCTGTTGCGTGGAGTGTCCCCTTCGTGGGAACATTTTTATACAAGCAATTTGTCGTTGAAGACTGATCAACTGCGGCGCCATCCGTTTGACGAGCGGTTTCGATGGGCAGCCATGGAGGATATCGAGTTGGGATATCGCCTCGCGATAGAGAAAGAGCTTGTAATGTCGTTTCTGCCCGATGCTGTTGCCGAACACCTTCATCCGACCAGCTTTCGTCAAGCATGTCGCCGCATGGTTGGGCTAGGGGCAAGTGCCCATTTATTGGGTGAGATATGGCCAGAACATCGAATAAAGTCAGTCAGTCCTATTAAACTGAAGCTTCGATCCCTGTTGCAGCAAGCATGGGTGCTAGCACGACTTACCGACGCAGCAGATTTATTGACTCATATCTGTGTTCCCAATCCACTGATGGAAAGGGTTCTCTCGCTGCACAGCACCTTGGGCTATCAGCAGGCTGCTCAACGTGCCAACTCTTCTTCACTGCCAACTCCTTAGACGCTCGACACAGCCTGACGAGGTTGCGCTCCAGACAATCCATAGGCCATTACGTAGATATGCGTAAGCAAAGGACCAAATGCAGAGAGCAGCGAGAAGAAGACCGCATCGTGTGTTGTCCGTACTCCATGTATCACGATGAAGAGAATCTGGCCCGAGAGCGTCAAGGTTATTTCAAGGATGGTTCCGCTCCAGAACACCCACTTTCTGGCGCGATTCATGATCCAGATCAAGATTGAAAGGTAATTTATTGATCCAGTGAGCATCGCCCATCCCACAACATCGCGCAGGCCTTCATACTTCGAACCGAGCAGCCATAACACGGGACCAGGCGCTGCGAAGGCCAGCACCACAATCGGCGTACATGCAAGCAGTGCAATTAGGATCAGAGTGATGTAGCGAGAGAGTACCTTATCAGCCGGTAGCCTCGCCATCGCGGGTTCTACCACGACCGTGTTGAAGATTGTAAGAATGCTGAATATTTGACTGAGCCGACCTAACGCTGATATTTGGGCGATGCTGACGCTTTGGCCGAAAATCCCGATCAGAAATACCGAACTCTGTAACTGGAAAGCTGCGAAGACGAGAGCCGGGATCGCTGGCAGAACGTATCGCATTACTTCACGATCGATCTTTGGGTCATCTTTCTCTGGCCACTCGACATGCGCGTGCGATACCCTCTGCAGTATCTCGCCATTGAGCGTAATGTTGAAGGCGGTTGCGATAGCAGCTGTCCACCCATTTAGTGCTCCAGCGATACGCATTATCCAAAATACGGCGAGACGCCCTATAGCAGAAAGTGTCTGCGGGACATAAAAGTCTTTGAGGCGTCCGTACAGGAAGAGTGGCGCCGAGTAATAGGACACCTTGCCGCCCGAATATACGGACAACAATACTGAACCCATCAATAGAACTTCCGAGACCCACGGCCATCTATGCCTGCGCATGATGGCAAAGAAGGCAATCATGGCGATGGGCGAAAGTATCCAGAAGGTGCGGTCACGCAGGTGCTTTGCCGCGCGAACATATTTGCCGACCAATACCTTGTCACCGCTTCGAGCACCCACTAGGGGAATGATCGTGCTGGTAAAGCCGAGATCCATCAGCAGGCCAACCGTCTGTTGAAATCCGGCGGCAAGACCGAACTGGGCATAAGCTTCGGTGCTCATAGTGCGAACGAGGTAAAGCCCCGCCAAAATGTTCACTCCTTGTAGAAGTCCTTGCCCCAAGAAGAAGGTAGTCAAGAGTTTTGAAATTCGATGTCCGCTCTTCCATACGCTGTTCATAGGATCGGATTGTTCGGACGAGGATTGGAACTTCCCTGTTTTCTAGGACAGATAACGGCTGACAAGACGCAATCTCGTCCGGCCAATAGCAATTGGTCGCGGCTCGTGGTCTGTCGGCAAGCTGACGGGATGGCCTTGGCGGGTGATGTGCAAGCCGGAGTCGATGGCTGTCGCTTGCAACCCTGCATAATTTTCAACGCGTGGAATTGGTACTTATCGAGGCTGTCGTCAGTGAAGATGGAACCATCGAAATTGTGAAGGATGGCGGCTTTATCGATCACATAATTAGAGGTTCTACGATTGGCACCGATTGGCTGGGGATGGGGGAGATTCAATAAGTTGTACACGTAGCTAAAAAAAACGGGTTTCGGGCGATCTGGAGCGAAGTGCCGGTGACTGATAAAGGTGAAGTTCGGCAAGAACGGTAGTCCTATTCGACGGGGTGAGGTCTGATTCATCGCGCCAATTACGTAGAGTCTATCTCAGACACCCTT
This Tunturibacter gelidoferens DNA region includes the following protein-coding sequences:
- a CDS encoding YraN family protein gives rise to the protein MDSLPARRTGQRGIPVHLVTGEQGEREALFHLRKLGYTVVAQRWKSAKLWGDIDLVGWDGPTLCFVEVKTRGARGGMTAESAVDRDKRDMLRRMARAYLKGFPEKLRVDVPVRFDVVSVYLLPTGTEFELYRGAFGW
- a CDS encoding DinB family protein, giving the protein MYAQESDVAALDSVELSERLSAVVRESMPWLVTVSDAEASVPERPGKWSAKQVIGHLIDSAVNNLGRVIRLQIGTGQSMPGYEQVAWVNLQHYSEREWAQVLALWVALNEHMAWTVGHIEKAHLGDVGSVAGESLTLGFLIEDYIAHMLHHLRLMRVWMGIGDKVE
- a CDS encoding GumC family protein; translated protein: MDTVAQANDQIHQTPLSNDEEVFDLLDILLVLTRNRRMIGLATLVSLIAGIVLSLLLKPSFTATAIILPPQQSSSSSALLGQLGSLASLGGGSAASLGLKTPGDMYVGILQSRTIADDVIAKFNLRDIYKEKKAEDTRKALKSHTEIEVGKDGLIRISVTDHDPNRASDITNGYVSELYKMNSHLAITEAAQRRVFFDEQLDSEKKALAAAEEDLRVTEQKTGLIQLSGQAQMIIQTIAQLRAEIASREVQLQSIRTFATDQNPEVAVLTGEISTMRQQLAKLENDQQRQVQPGNTPAGRIPEDSLEYARKLREVKYHETLFDLLSRQYEAARIDEAKSAPVIQVVDYAVPPDKRSGPKRALILAVFIAVGFGLASAKVFVEDAIRRVQQIPTQAAKMQDLFSQFRRKY
- a CDS encoding glycosyltransferase; this translates as MKIAYPMRIDAFKQPGGDLYQIQAYIDAGQRIERSTAVPFAGKVIVDFKEDFTEYDIVHLTNIDRPVDAFAYYLSAKRAGKPIVLSTIHHSYQEVNRYEREGRGGVVGLVSGNLRFPQLELLRSMIRCAESPQLIKPTWTVMRRGVYEIQRALLSNANLIQILSKKERIDIAKDFGELESNHFVCIRNGCESSPPGTAAKNEGHRDLEVCVVGRIEARKNQIKILEALEQLGLSGVFIGKENLNHRQYCREFKSRIARSSSKYLAGLSHAETLRYMRRSRVHVSASWFEVSSLVDLEAYGEGCAIVSSQCGGTHELLGENAQYVDPGDSQDIERGILAAMGRTERAHSVKLGKDWSEVAIQLSELYCHLLGRRPNKTLSHRTPSTCEI
- a CDS encoding glycosyltransferase family 2 protein, with product MSAKSSQVDPISLKRGPQNSPRIDVLLATYNGETFLAEQLDSLFVQTWTNFRVLVNDDGSIDDTLNILDRYATEYPGKLLWERNPKRMGPCNNFAALMRRSTADYIAFCDQDDVWRSDKLARCMERLMQVEMQCGSDIPILIYTDMKIASSDGTILSQSHWRRAGVRPEKASFRNLLAQNLVTGCTMIANRALIDLAIPVPVDDVMMHDYWSALIAAAFGVLQPLRDQTVTYRQHRHNVVGAGGGLSWIQRLRRLRSDPELEMWLTAAALQAEAFLKIFGTRLDEADRRALVSMTTLPKESWQRRNINLLRHGIRRTGKLNHLQFLLRL
- a CDS encoding glycosyltransferase — its product is MLPIQVQCVIVLYKNTPAESKTIQSIVNCCKRRSDLAEQLSILIYDNSPYPQQTSPTNLPFLATEYRHDGQNGGLVAAYNYALRRAQQRKISWLIVLDQDTVVEDCFFPALLKELVALSTPNVCAVVPKLTRDGVMLSPQVVGKFWNKSIPFEFSGISDKHLTALNSAACLRIDALVKIGGFPLEYRLDYLDHVIFHRLQSAGGRIVVLDVTIQHCLSSMNLEAEMSIERYVSMLSAEWSFVKETEWGGGTLVHRLRLWKRAVVLFVKVRNRRYALQTLKYSLR
- a CDS encoding glycosyltransferase family A protein → MEPFAKTHDYPIGVVIPTYNRIDTLLICLKHLEVQTWKDFEVIVVDDGSMDSTAQVMKEYQAQAPFPFRFLTQPNGGPARARNRAIRELNATACLLLGDDIFASPDLVRLHCEHHRSHPETNAAAVGLTRWSAEGQTVTPFMRWLDRDGAQFAYGDLLRGVSPSWEHFYTSNLSLKTDQLRRHPFDERFRWAAMEDIELGYRLAIEKELVMSFLPDAVAEHLHPTSFRQACRRMVGLGASAHLLGEIWPEHRIKSVSPIKLKLRSLLQQAWVLARLTDAADLLTHICVPNPLMERVLSLHSTLGYQQAAQRANSSSLPTP
- a CDS encoding lipopolysaccharide biosynthesis protein, which codes for MNSVWKSGHRISKLLTTFFLGQGLLQGVNILAGLYLVRTMSTEAYAQFGLAAGFQQTVGLLMDLGFTSTIIPLVGARSGDKVLVGKYVRAAKHLRDRTFWILSPIAMIAFFAIMRRHRWPWVSEVLLMGSVLLSVYSGGKVSYYSAPLFLYGRLKDFYVPQTLSAIGRLAVFWIMRIAGALNGWTAAIATAFNITLNGEILQRVSHAHVEWPEKDDPKIDREVMRYVLPAIPALVFAAFQLQSSVFLIGIFGQSVSIAQISALGRLSQIFSILTIFNTVVVEPAMARLPADKVLSRYITLILIALLACTPIVVLAFAAPGPVLWLLGSKYEGLRDVVGWAMLTGSINYLSILIWIMNRARKWVFWSGTILEITLTLSGQILFIVIHGVRTTHDAVFFSLLSAFGPLLTHIYVMAYGLSGAQPRQAVSSV